CTCGGTCACAGCGGCGATTTCGGCGTCGCCAATGTCGGGGCGGGCGAAAGGAAGGAATGGGAGTACAGGTGTGGTGGAAACGGCAGACATGGCGATCAGGAGTGTTGAGGGGTAACGGACGACACCGCAGCCCGTCCAATAGGGTAGTACTCCAGCCCCGTGCTGCGCATCGTGTCGGGCTCAAACAGATTGCGCCCGTCAAACACCACCGGGTGCTTGAGCGTGGCTGCCAGGTGGGCAAAGTCAGGGCTGCGGAACTCTTTCCACTCGGTGACGATGACCAGCGCATCTGCGCCCACCAGGGCCGCATCGGCTTGGGGGGCGTAGTACAGGTGGGGGCGTGGGCCCAGCACGGCTTGCGCTTGCAGCATGGCCTGCGGGTCATAGGCCACCACTTCAGCGCCCCGCGCCAGCAGTTGTTCAATCACCGTCAGGCTGGGCGCTTCGCGCATGTCGTCGGTGCCGGGCTTGAAGGCCAAGCCCCACAGCGCAAAACGGCGGCCTTGCAGATCAGGGCCAAAGCGGGCGACGATCTTGTCGATCAAGACCTGCTTTTGCCGCAGGTTCACTGCCTGCACGGCCTGCAAAATCTGCAGCGGCTGGCCTGCGCCTTCGGCGGTCTGGATCAGGGCGCGCACATCTTTGGGAAAGCACGAGCCGCCGTACCCGGTGCCCGCGTACAGAAAGTGCGTCCCAATGCGCGGGTCGGTGCCGATGCCGGTGCGGACCTGCTCAATGTCCGCCCCCAGCTTTTCGGCCAGCAGGGCCAGCTCGTTCATGAAGCTGATGCGCGTGGCCAGCATGGCGTTGGCGGCGTATTTGGTGAACTCGGCGCTGCGCACATCCATCTCAATCAGCCGCTCGCGGTTGCGCATGAAGGGGGCGTACAGGGTGCGCATCAGGGCGGTGGCGTGCTCGTTGTCGCTGCCCACGATCACCCGGTCGGGACGCATGAAGTCCTGCACCGCAGAGCCTTCCTTGAGGAACTCGGGGTTCGATACGACGGCAAAGTCGGGCGGTAGCCCGCGTGCGGCCAGCACCTGCGCTACTTCCTTCGCCACGGCGTCGGCCGTGCCCACGGGCACGGTGCTCTTGTTGATGATGAGTCGGTAGCCCTGCATGCGCTCGGCCACGGCGCGGGCCGCCGCCAGCACATGCTGCAGGTCGGCCGATCCATCCTCGCTGGGTGGTGTGCCCACGGCAATGAACTGCAGCAGGCCGTGCGCCACGGCGGTGTCGATGTCGGTGGTAAACCGCAGGCGTCCACCTTGCGCATTGCGCGCCACCACATCGCCCAGGCCGGGCTCGTGGATGGGCATCTCGCCCCGGTTCAGGGCCTCGATGCGCTGCACGTCCAGATCGAGGCACAGCACTTGGTTGCCCATTTCTGCAAGGCAAGCGCCGGTGACCAGGCCTACATAGCCGGTGCCGATGACGGTGATTTTCATGACGGGATCGTTTCTGGCCCCGCGATGTGGGCCGATTTCACTGCCCAGGTCAGGCGGTGGGTGCGCAAGAAGGGGAGCAGTGTGGCGCAAGGTGCAATCAGGCTGCCCGGAATGCGGCGCGCCACGGGCGGGGCCAGCGTGATGCGCCGTGAATGCAGCCGAGCCTGCGGAAACAGCCGCCGCACTTCGGCCAGCGGCACGCCCTGCACATCGGGGTTGCGCGGGTTGTTGACCACAAAGTCATACACCAGCACGCCGCCGCCAGGGGCTACCCACTGCCACATCTGCTGCGCGAGCGCAGTGCGAAAGTCGGCGTCGAGCAGCGAGCTGAACAGCGTGAATGCGAGCACGGCCTGCTGGCTGCCGGGGGCGATGTTGGCGCTGGATGCGTCACCCGTATGGATCGCCAGCGCAGCAGGCAAGGTAGCGCGGGCCTGTGCGGCGCGCTCGGGCAGCAATTCCAGCCCTTGCAGGCGCTGGGGCTCTGCGCCCAGGCGCACCAGGTCATGCAGGTTGCCACCGCTGCCGCAGCCCACTTCGGTGATGTGCAGGCCCGCCAGACTGTGCCAGCCGTGCGTGCGCCACAGTTGCACCATGACGCGCAGCCGTTCTTGCTGGGCTTGTAGGGCCGAGGCGCTGGCGTACAGGCTGTAGTGCTGCGCGTCGGCCACCGCATTGCGCCGGGCGTAGCGGGCCTGCACAGCTGTGGGTTCGTGGGAGGGGTCGAAGCTCATGGCGAAACGGCTTGGATTTAGCGCGTGATGCGCGCAAACTGGGCCGAGGGTTGGCGACCGCGCAGCACATCCCACAGACCGCGCCAGGTGCCCAGGCCATAGGCCACATGGTAGGCCGCAATCGCCACGGGCAGGCGTGGCAGGGTGTGCCATTGGCCTGCAGCGCAAGCGGCCAGCACCGAGGCAGCGCCCACATAGCCGCCGTACGCTGCCAGTAGGGCTGCCAGCGGCCAG
This Acidovorax sp. 106 DNA region includes the following protein-coding sequences:
- a CDS encoding UDP-glucose/GDP-mannose dehydrogenase family protein, with amino-acid sequence MKITVIGTGYVGLVTGACLAEMGNQVLCLDLDVQRIEALNRGEMPIHEPGLGDVVARNAQGGRLRFTTDIDTAVAHGLLQFIAVGTPPSEDGSADLQHVLAAARAVAERMQGYRLIINKSTVPVGTADAVAKEVAQVLAARGLPPDFAVVSNPEFLKEGSAVQDFMRPDRVIVGSDNEHATALMRTLYAPFMRNRERLIEMDVRSAEFTKYAANAMLATRISFMNELALLAEKLGADIEQVRTGIGTDPRIGTHFLYAGTGYGGSCFPKDVRALIQTAEGAGQPLQILQAVQAVNLRQKQVLIDKIVARFGPDLQGRRFALWGLAFKPGTDDMREAPSLTVIEQLLARGAEVVAYDPQAMLQAQAVLGPRPHLYYAPQADAALVGADALVIVTEWKEFRSPDFAHLAATLKHPVVFDGRNLFEPDTMRSTGLEYYPIGRAAVSSVTPQHS
- a CDS encoding methyltransferase domain-containing protein, with the translated sequence MSFDPSHEPTAVQARYARRNAVADAQHYSLYASASALQAQQERLRVMVQLWRTHGWHSLAGLHITEVGCGSGGNLHDLVRLGAEPQRLQGLELLPERAAQARATLPAALAIHTGDASSANIAPGSQQAVLAFTLFSSLLDADFRTALAQQMWQWVAPGGGVLVYDFVVNNPRNPDVQGVPLAEVRRLFPQARLHSRRITLAPPVARRIPGSLIAPCATLLPFLRTHRLTWAVKSAHIAGPETIPS